A region from the Manihot esculenta cultivar AM560-2 chromosome 13, M.esculenta_v8, whole genome shotgun sequence genome encodes:
- the LOC110630406 gene encoding AP-1 complex subunit mu-2: protein MAGAVSALFLLDIKGRVLVWRDYRGDVSAVQAERFFTKLIEKEGDPQSQDPVVYDNGVTYMFIQHSNVYLMTASRQNCNAAGLISFLHRVVDVFKHYFEELEEESLRDNFVVVYELLDEMMDFGYPQYTEAKILSEFIKTDAYRMETNQRPPMAVTNAVSWRSEGIFYKKNEVFLDVVESVNILVNSNGQVIRSDVVGALKMRTYLSGMPECKLGLNDRVLLEAQGRATKGKAIDLEDMKFHQCVRLSRFENDRTISFIPPDGAFDLMTYRLSTQVKPLIWVEAQVERHSRSRVEIMVKARSQFKERSTATNVEVELPVPVDASNPNIRTSMGSASYAPERDALMWKIKSFPGGKEYMLRAEFSLPSITAEEGAPERKAPIRVKFEIPYFTVSGIQVRYLKIIEKSGYQALPWVRYITMAGEYELRLI from the exons ATGGCTGGGGCAGTTTCTGCTCTATTTCTCTTAGACATAAAGGGGCGTGTTCTGGTGTGGCGTGACTACCGTGGAGATGTCTCCGCCGTTCAAGCCGAACGTTTCTTCACCAAGCTGATTGAGAAAGAG GGAGATCCGCAGTCTCAAGATCCGGTTGTGTACGATAATGGAGTCACTTACATGTTTATACAACACAGTAACGTTTATCTTATGACAGCGTCCAGGCAGAACTGCAATGCTGCTGGTCTCATCTCTTTCCTCCACCGCGTAGTTGAC GTTTTTAAGCACTACTTCGAAGAGTTAGAAGAGGAATCGCTCAGAGATAACTTTGTTGTAGTG TATGAGTTACTTGATGAAATGATGGATTTTGGCTATCCTCAGTACACAGAAGCAAAGATTCTTAGTGAATTTATCAAGACTGATGCCTACAGAATGGAAACTAATCAGAGGCCTCCCATGGCTGTCACAAATGCTGTGTCTTGGCGCAGTGAAGGGATATTTTACAAGAAGAATGAA GTTTTCTTGGATGTTGTGGAGAGTGTTAATATTCTTGTCAATAGCAATGGACAAGTAATTAGGTCAGATGTTGTTGGGGCACTGAAGATGAGAACTTATTTGAG TGGCATGCCTGAGTGCAAGCTTGGCCTGAATGATAGAGTATTATTGGAGGCCCAAGGCCGTGCAACAAAGGGAAAGGCCATTGATTTGGAGGACATGAAATTTCATCA GTGCGTGCGTTTGTCTCGATTTGAGAATGATCGGACAATATCCTTCATACCACCTGATGGGGCTTTTGATCTGATGACATATAGACTCAGCACGCAG GTTAAGCCTTTGATTTGGGTGGAAGCTCAAGTCGAAAGGCATTCAAGGAGTCGTGTTGAGATCATGGTAAAAGCTAGGAGTCAATTCAAGGAGCGTAG CACTGCAACAAATGTTGAGGTTGAATTGCCAGTTCCAGTTGATGCTTCCAATCCTAATATTCGGACATCAATGGGATCTGCATCATATGCCCCTGAACGTGATGCATTGATGTGGAAAATTAAATCTTTTCCCGGTGGAAAG GAGTACATGTTGAGGGCAGAGTTCAGTCTTCCAAGCATAACTGCTGAAGAAGGCGCTCCTGAGAGAAAGGCTCCAATTCGTGTGAAATTTGAGATACCTTATTTCACTGTTTCAGGAATACAG GTTCGGTACCTAAAGATTATTGAGAAAAGTGGCTACCAGGCTCTTCCATGGGTGAGATATATAACTATGGCTGGTGAGTACGAGCTTAGGCTTATTTGA